A genomic segment from Bacteroidota bacterium encodes:
- a CDS encoding glutathione S-transferase: protein MIDLYTAPTPNGHKASCTLEALEMPYETYIVNIAEGDQHKPDFRAINPNGR, encoded by the coding sequence ATGATAGATCTGTACACCGCACCGACCCCGAACGGCCACAAGGCCTCCTGTACCCTTGAGGCTCTGGAGATGCCCTACGAGACTTACATTGTGAACATTGCTGAGGGTGATCAGCACAAGCCCGATTTCCGGGCGATCAATCCGAATGGTCGGAT